A single window of Sparus aurata chromosome 12, fSpaAur1.1, whole genome shotgun sequence DNA harbors:
- the pnx gene encoding homeobox protein pnx, producing the protein MQPHAAKRALLHRTPFSVEDILDPRKFTKRIICAEETTGASSPRYGPKAQQRPPAGGGCSPEKEEAEEEEEEEEEAPCKKPQRSKAKSRRIRTAFTLEQLQILERSFHRCHYLSVLERHTIASALRLSETQVKIWFQNRRTKWKKERLQGPEAEEDLHPGFPSSFPAHPAACSPLPYRPLCYQQPLQVFAHAPPLVPYHHYYR; encoded by the exons ATGCAGCCACACGCAGCCAAACGAGCGCTCCTCCACAGGACGCCTTTCTCTGTGGAGGATATTCTGGATCCGAGAAAGTTTACAAAGAGAATAATCTGTGCTGAGGAGacaacag GAGCGTCTTCTCCAAGATATGGACCAAAGGCGCAGCAGCGTCCTCCGGCAGGTGGAGGCTGCAGCCCGGAgaaggaggaggcggaggaggaggaggaagaggaggaagaggctcCGTGTAAGAAGCCTCAGAGGTCGAAGGCAAAAAGCCGGCGGATCCGCACCGCTTTCACCCTGGAGCAGCTGCAGATCCTGGAGCGCAGCTTCCACAGGTGCCACTACCTGTCGGTGCTGGAGCGCCACACCATCGCCTCCGCCCTGCGCCTGTCCGAGACTCAGGTGAAGATCTGGTTCCAGAACCGGCGCACCAAGTGGAAGAAGGAGCGGCTGCAGGGtccggaggcagaggaggatcTCCACCCGGGCTTCCCCTCATCCTTCCCCGCACACCCTGCTGCCTGCTCCCCTCTGCCCTACAGGCCTCTGTGCTACCAGCAGCCGCTGCAGGTGTTTGCGCATGCGCCGCCGCTGGTGCCATATCACCATTATTACAGATGA
- the aebp1a gene encoding adipocyte enhancer-binding protein 1 yields the protein MRPEVLVVWVGLTLCCALVCAREDVKEDKLSRESRVQVRETRGLVEDGRQEEDVEMSDEPAGGVEETKPKKKKTPEEIEAARAKKAAEKEAKAKKQKAPKPTKKPKPPKPTKKPKAPKPTKKPKAPKATKKPKVVTTTQPEPRHPSLDEEEERLLLELGWDTLIRPVTPKLPGVEEPVEPVEPVEPVEPGLDEPGRRHDKKEDTTTEVIMYIPEETTTVPFVGPWYEEYDYADLAAKRQEEEEERARKEKAEKAERLRKQWEEEEEERLRQIAVPAEPKKCPPLGLESHRVEDDQLLASSQSHHGFSAQRGRLNMQGSGNDEDLYGGAWCAEPEETIHWFEVDARREVEFTGVITQGRNSEQFEDFVSSYYVAFSNDSRDWTTLHDGYAEWLFYGNVDKDTPVMSQFTPPVVARYIRILPQSWNGSLCLRAEILACQLPSSYRSENEVDPTDDLDFRHHNYKEMRQMMKVINEECPNITRIYNIGKSSQGLKMYAMEISDNPGEHETGEPEFRYTAGLHGNEALGRELLLLLMQFLCKEYNDENPRVRRLVDGVRIHLVPSLNPDAYELAYEMGSEMGNWALGHWTEEGYDIFQNFPDLNSILWGAEDRGWVPRLVPNHHIPLPENTLNGSLATETKAIISWMERNPFVLGANLQGGEKLVAYPFDMQRPPVSLSDSRRWRGNAEMNEETWARIQRQNEGALRETPDDAMFRWLAMSYAHSHLSMTETYRGSCHGDDVTAGQGIANRASWKPVVGSMNDFSYLHTNCFELSIFLGCDKFPHESELPLEWESNREALLSFIEQVHRGIKGVVRDVEGTALPNATVTVEGIRHDVKTAVGGDYWRLLNPGEYRVTAKADGYTPQTRLCMVGYDSGATPCSFTLAKSNWDRIKQIMALNGKRPIRLVTRVNPVRTTTASPVVSTTDGHAIAQNAERLRRLRIMRLRRLRQQRLRAGLITTTATTTTTTTTTTTTTTTRAPTTIPETEKTTSWYDSWFPVDSWSTENPFDSFASVPTQDYPFEYTID from the exons ATGAGGCCTGAGGTGCTGGTCGTCTGGGTGGGTTTGACCCTGTGCTGCGCTCTGGTCTGCGCTCGAGAAGATGTGAAGGAGGACAAACTCTCCAGAGAGAGTCGGGTTCAGGTGAGAGAAACCAGAGGACTGGTCGAGGAcgggagacaggaggaggatgtTGAAATGTCAGATGAGCCTGCTGGAGGGGTGGAAGAGAcaaaaccaaagaagaagaaaacacctGAGGAGATTGAGGCAG CCAGGGcaaagaaagcagcagagaaGGAGGCCAAAGCAAAGAAGCAGAAAGCCCCTAAGCCCACCAAAAAGCCAAAACCTCCGAAACCTACTAAGAAACCCAAAGCACCAAAACCCACAAAGAAGCCCAAGGCTCCCAAAGCCACCAAGAAACCAAAGGTAGTGACCACAACGCAGCCAGAGCCCAGGCATCCTTCCctggatgaggaagaggagaggctgCTGCTTGAACTGGGCTGGGACACAT TAATTCGACCTGTGACCCCAAAGCTGCCTGGAGTGGAAGAGCCTGTGGAGCCCGTTGAGCCCGTCGAGCCCGTTGAGCCAGGACTGG ATGAGCCTGGTCGACGACATGATAAGAAAGAAGACACAACTACTGAGGTCATCATGTATATACCAG AGGAAACCACCACTGTCCCTTTTGTCGGCCCCTGGTATGAAGAGTATGATTACGCCGACT TGGCAGCTAAgagacaggaggaagaggaggagagagctcggaaagaaaaagcagaaaaag CTGAGCGGCTGAGGAagcagtgggaggaggaggaggaggagcgacTGAGGCAGATCGCAGTGCCTGCTGAGCCGAAAA AGTGTCCTCCTCTTGGCTTGGAGTCTCACCGGGTGGAAGACGACCAGCTGCTGGCTTCCTCTCAGTCTCACCACGGCTTCTCGGCTCAGCGGGGGCGACTCAACATGCAG GGCTCTGGAAACGACGAGGATCTGTACGGCGGAGCGTGGTGTGCAGAGCCAGAGGAAACAATCCACTGGTTTGAGGTGGACGCCCGCCGAGAGGTGGAGTTCACTGGGGTCATCACTCAGGGAAGAAACTCAGAGCAATT TGAGGATTTCGTGTCGTCCTACTATGTGGCCTTCAGCAACGACAGTCGAGATTGGACCACACTGCATGATGGCTACGCTGAATGG TTGTTCTATGGGAATGTGGACAAGGACACACCGGTGATGAGTCAGTTCACTCCTCCCGTGGTGGCGCGCTACATTCGCATCCTTCCTCAGAGCTGGAACGGCAGCCTGTGTCTTCGAGCTGAGATCCTCGCCTGTCAACTTCCCA GCAGCTACCGCAGTGAGAATGAAGTCGATCCAACAGATGATCTGGACTTCAGACACCACAACTACAAGGAGATGAGACAG ATGATGAAGGTGATAAATGAAGAGTGTCCCAACATCACCAGGATCTACAACATCGGGAAAAGCTCACAGGGCCTGAAGATGTACGCCATGGAAATCTCAGACAACCCCGGAGAAcatgagacag GTGAACCGGAGTTTCGGTACACAGCTGGTCTCCATGGTAACGAGGCGCTGGGTcgagagctcctcctcctgctgatgcAGTTTCTGTGCAAGGAGTACAACGACGAGAACCCCAGAGTGCGCCGCCTGGTGGACGGAGTGAGGATACACCTGGTGCCTTCGCTCAATCCGGACGCCTACGAGCTGGCGTACGAGATG ggTTCGGAGATGGGGAACTGGGCTCTGGGCCACTGGACTGAAGAAGGTTACGACATCTTCCAGAACTTCCCCGACCTCAACAGCATCTTGTGGGGAGCCGAGGACAGAGGCTGGGTCCCTCGTTTAGTGCCCAACCATCACATCCCCCTCCCAGAAAACACCCTCAATGGCTCT CTCGCTACTGAGACAAAAGCCATCATTTCCTGGATGGAGCGCAACCCCTTTGTGCTGGGAGCTAATCTGcaaggaggagagaaactggTCGCGTACCCTTTTGACATGCAGCGTCCACCTGTATCT TTGAGCGACAGCCGGCGGTGGAGAGGAAACGCCGAGATGAACGAGGAGACGTGGGCTCGCATTCAGCGGCAGAACGAAGGAGCTCTGAGGGAGACGCCCGACGACGCCATGTTTCGATGGTTGGCGATGTCATACGCTCACAGTCATCTGTCCATGACGGAGACCTACCGGGGCTCCTGCcatggtgatgatgtcactgcgGGACAAGGCATCGCCAACAGAGCCAGCTGGAAGCCAGTGGTGGGCA GTATGAATGACTTCAGCTACCTGCACACCAACTGCTTTGAGCTGTCCATCTTCTTGGGCTGTGACAAGTTTCCACATGAAAGTGAACTTCCTCTCGAGTGGGAGAGCAACCGCGAGGCTCTGCTGTCCTTCATCGAACAA GTACATCGAGGGATAAAGGGCGTAGTGAGAGACGTGGAGGGAACCGCGCTGCCCAACGCCACCGTAACTGTGGAGGGAATACGGCATGATGTCAAAACTG CTGTCGGTGGTGATTACTGGCGGCTGTTGAATCCCGGAGAGTACAGGGTGACCGCCAAAGCCGACGGCTACACGCCTCAGACCAGGCTGTGCATGGTGGGCTACGACTCGGGAGCCACTCCCTGCAGCTTCACGCTGGCCAAATCCAACTGGGACCGCATCAAACAAATCATGGCGCTCAACGGCAAGAGGCCCATTCGACTGGTCACCAGAGTGAACCCAGTGAGAACGACCACAGCCAGCCCCGTCGTCAGCACCACAGACGGCCACGCCATCGCTCAGAACGCAGAGCGGCTCCGGCGGCTGAGGATCATGCGTCTGCGCAGGCTGAGGCAGCAGAGATTACGAGCCGGTCTTATTACGACTACTGCAACAACGAcgacaacaaccaccacaacaacaacaacgactaCAACAAGAGCCCCGACGACAATACCTGAAACAGAGAAAACCACCTCCTGGTACGACTCCTGGTTCCCTGTGGACAGCTGGTCCACTGAGAACCCGTTCGATAGCTTTGCCTCGGTGCCCACGCAGGACTATCCCTTCGAATACACTATTGATTGA